A region from the Rhodothermales bacterium genome encodes:
- a CDS encoding peptidylprolyl isomerase, with translation MAQATAGDTVRIHYTGTLSDGSVFDSSEGRGPLEFTVGVGQVIPGFDSAVEGMKPGETQTVEIPAEKAYGPLREEMMLSVSPDQFPDGMEPEIGQQLQLSQPDGQAVVVRVTEIADDEVILDANHELAGQDLTFEITLEEIVGG, from the coding sequence ATGGCACAGGCAACCGCAGGCGACACCGTCCGCATCCACTACACCGGCACCCTCTCCGACGGGTCCGTGTTCGATTCCTCCGAAGGGCGCGGCCCGCTCGAGTTCACCGTTGGCGTCGGGCAGGTGATCCCCGGCTTCGACAGCGCCGTCGAGGGCATGAAGCCCGGCGAGACGCAGACCGTCGAGATCCCGGCGGAGAAAGCCTACGGCCCGTTGCGTGAGGAGATGATGCTGAGCGTCAGCCCCGACCAGTTCCCCGACGGGATGGAGCCCGAGATCGGCCAGCAGCTCCAGCTCAGCCAGCCCGACGGGCAGGCCGTCGTCGTCCGCGTCACCGAGATCGCCGACGACGAAGTCATCCTCGACGCGAACCACGAGCTCGCTGGCCAAGACCTCACGTTCGAGATCACGCTCGAAGAGATCGTCGGCGGATGA
- a CDS encoding Bax inhibitor-1 family protein: MSTPVAALGSDTRAAFLTRTYLHLFGAILLFAGIEVALFKSGLAYPIANAMLGVSWLVVLGGFVVVSWFASRAAHRAESPAAQYAALGGFVLAQALIFVPLLAIAFTQFPGAINSAAWVTLLGFSGLTAVVVLTGKDFSFLGGMLRWAFIVALVAIVAGVLFGFELGTWFSVGMIALAGAAILYDTSNVLHHYPEDRHVAAALELFASVALMFWYVLRLMMNRN; this comes from the coding sequence ATGTCCACTCCCGTCGCCGCGCTCGGTAGCGATACCCGCGCGGCCTTCCTCACCCGGACGTACCTCCACCTTTTCGGCGCGATCCTGCTCTTCGCCGGGATCGAGGTCGCCCTTTTCAAGAGCGGCCTCGCGTACCCGATCGCTAATGCGATGCTCGGCGTGAGCTGGCTCGTCGTGCTCGGCGGGTTCGTCGTCGTGAGCTGGTTCGCCAGCCGGGCGGCGCACCGGGCGGAGTCGCCGGCGGCGCAGTACGCGGCGCTCGGCGGGTTCGTGCTCGCCCAAGCCCTCATCTTCGTCCCGCTCCTCGCGATCGCATTTACGCAGTTCCCGGGCGCCATCAACAGCGCGGCGTGGGTGACGCTCCTCGGCTTCTCCGGGCTGACGGCCGTCGTCGTGCTCACCGGGAAGGACTTCTCGTTCCTCGGCGGGATGCTGCGGTGGGCGTTCATCGTCGCGCTCGTCGCCATCGTCGCGGGCGTGCTCTTCGGGTTCGAACTCGGCACGTGGTTCTCCGTCGGGATGATCGCGCTCGCCGGAGCGGCGATCCTCTACGACACGTCGAACGTGCTCCACCATTACCCGGAGGACCGCCACGTCGCGGCAGCGCTGGAGCTCTTCGCGTCGGTCGCGCTGATGTTCTGGTACGTGCTCCGGCTGATGATGAACCGGAACTAG
- a CDS encoding acyl-ACP thioesterase domain-containing protein has translation MPPIPPVWRDAFRVRAYEIDPAGRLTLPTLCNYFQETAGNHATAFDLASDQLLAGGIAWVLARLQVEVERYPAWREDVTVETWPSAFDGLYAQRDFVATDEHGETIARATSQWFVMDVARRRPIRLPAAVAEIERPDRPHALDPDRTPLPDFGEPDAERLFSVRRHDLDLNQHVNNVRYVEWALEAVPDAVRDAHTLRRLDVHFRAESVYGDTVRSACSPPEPSGDGVALAHEVTRHRDGRLLARARTAWR, from the coding sequence ATGCCCCCGATTCCTCCCGTCTGGCGCGATGCGTTCCGCGTCCGCGCCTACGAGATCGACCCCGCCGGCCGGCTCACGCTCCCGACGCTCTGCAACTACTTCCAGGAGACGGCCGGCAACCACGCCACGGCGTTCGACCTCGCCTCGGATCAGCTCCTCGCCGGCGGCATCGCGTGGGTCCTCGCTCGGCTCCAGGTCGAGGTCGAGCGCTACCCCGCGTGGCGCGAAGACGTCACCGTCGAGACGTGGCCGAGCGCGTTCGACGGGCTCTACGCGCAGCGCGACTTCGTCGCCACCGACGAGCACGGCGAGACTATCGCGCGGGCGACGAGCCAATGGTTCGTGATGGACGTGGCGCGGCGGCGGCCGATCCGCCTGCCCGCCGCCGTCGCCGAGATCGAGCGGCCCGACCGACCCCACGCCCTCGACCCCGACCGCACGCCCCTCCCCGACTTCGGCGAGCCCGACGCTGAGCGCCTCTTCAGCGTCCGCCGCCACGACCTCGACTTGAACCAGCACGTCAACAACGTCCGCTACGTCGAGTGGGCGCTCGAAGCCGTGCCCGACGCCGTCCGCGACGCCCACACCCTCCGCCGCCTCGACGTGCACTTCCGCGCCGAGAGCGTCTACGGCGACACCGTCCGCTCCGCCTGCTCCCCGCCCGAGCCTTCCGGCGATGGCGTCGCCCTCGCCCACGAAGTCACCCGCCACCGCGACGGTCGCCTTCTCGCCCGTGCCCGCACCGCGTGGCGCTAG
- a CDS encoding FAD-binding oxidoreductase, whose product MTATATTSHWQTDARAEPSTNALPARCDVAVIGGGIAGVSTAYWLRQLDANLDVVIVERERLAHGASGRNAGFLLQGTDADFARTADERGPEAAWRLWQFTQENRDVLVDAVAGAGVGLAASGSFSVAGDEMEDDRLRRAADLLRARGVAVHYLSSEETNARLGSVGFFGALHVESGAMLHPVRTVRTLAERSGAQVVEGCSVERIESVDSGVRVVTDGGTLDAGHAVLALNAYLPQFVPDLARFVRPIRAQMLATAPLPHRLAAPVYSHEGYFYLRQLATGEVLLGGARHRHRAAEVGYDDATTAPLQADLEAYLRDHFPAFADAPVARRWSGTMGFSADGLPAFGAVPGVAGSLWVGGFTGHGMGYGFRMGRLVAATLLGQSDPFTDLFDAQRFGV is encoded by the coding sequence GTGACGGCCACAGCGACCACCTCGCACTGGCAGACCGACGCGCGCGCCGAGCCCTCGACCAACGCCCTGCCTGCGCGGTGCGACGTGGCTGTAATCGGCGGCGGTATCGCGGGCGTCTCGACGGCGTACTGGCTCCGGCAACTCGATGCGAATCTCGACGTGGTGATCGTGGAGCGCGAGCGGCTGGCGCACGGCGCGAGCGGCCGCAACGCCGGCTTCCTGTTGCAAGGCACCGACGCCGACTTCGCCCGCACCGCCGACGAACGCGGCCCCGAGGCGGCGTGGCGGCTCTGGCAGTTCACGCAGGAGAACCGCGACGTGCTCGTCGATGCGGTCGCGGGTGCAGGCGTTGGGCTGGCGGCTTCAGGCAGCTTCTCCGTGGCGGGCGATGAGATGGAGGACGACCGGCTCCGTCGCGCTGCGGACCTGCTGCGAGCGCGCGGCGTGGCGGTGCACTACCTCTCGTCCGAGGAGACGAACGCGCGGCTCGGCAGCGTCGGGTTTTTCGGTGCGCTGCACGTTGAGAGCGGGGCGATGCTGCACCCGGTCCGCACAGTGCGAACCCTCGCCGAGCGGAGCGGGGCGCAGGTGGTGGAGGGATGCAGCGTCGAGCGCATCGAGTCCGTCGATTCCGGCGTGCGGGTCGTGACGGATGGCGGGACGCTCGATGCCGGGCACGCCGTCCTCGCGCTGAACGCGTACCTCCCGCAGTTCGTCCCCGACCTCGCCCGGTTCGTCCGCCCGATCCGAGCACAGATGCTCGCGACGGCCCCGCTTCCGCACCGGCTCGCCGCACCGGTCTACTCCCACGAAGGCTATTTCTACCTCCGCCAACTCGCCACGGGCGAAGTCCTGCTTGGCGGCGCGCGCCACCGCCACCGCGCCGCCGAAGTCGGCTACGACGACGCGACGACGGCCCCGCTGCAAGCCGATCTCGAAGCGTACCTCCGCGATCACTTCCCTGCTTTCGCCGACGCGCCCGTCGCGCGCCGGTGGAGCGGGACGATGGGGTTCTCGGCCGACGGGCTGCCCGCGTTCGGCGCGGTACCGGGCGTAGCGGGCAGCCTCTGGGTGGGCGGCTTCACCGGCCACGGGATGGGCTACGGGTTTCGGATGGGCCGCCTCGTCGCCGCCACCCTCCTCGGGCAATCGGACCCCTTCACCGATCTCTTCGACGCGCAGCGGTTCGGAGTTTAG
- a CDS encoding MDR family oxidoreductase, producing MKALLLTQSDDGLRAGIETVSESDLPAGDVLIDVAYSSLNYKDGLAVTGKGKIVRGEFPFVPGVDLAGTVAESSSERFQPGDEVILTGWGTGEDRWGGFAEFARASSDHLVPVPVGMSVKEAMIVGTAGFTAMLAVMALEEHDVRPGEGEVVVTGASGGAGSMAVALLSRLGYAAVASTGTAAAHDYLVSLGAKRIIGRDELSEGPTHPMEKALWAGAVDAVGGPTLAALIAQTERHGSVASYGLAQSHELNTTVFPFILRGVNLLGIDSNTCPPDRRAAAWQRLADVLTASDLEAMGQTITLGEVIDYSERITNGATQGRIVVDVNA from the coding sequence ATGAAAGCCCTGCTCCTCACCCAGTCCGACGACGGCCTCCGCGCGGGCATCGAAACCGTCTCCGAATCCGACCTCCCGGCCGGCGACGTGCTGATCGACGTCGCGTACTCCAGCCTCAACTACAAAGACGGGCTCGCCGTCACGGGCAAAGGCAAGATCGTCCGGGGCGAGTTCCCGTTCGTGCCCGGCGTCGATCTCGCGGGGACCGTCGCGGAGTCCTCCAGCGAGCGGTTTCAGCCCGGCGACGAGGTGATCCTCACGGGGTGGGGGACGGGCGAGGACCGGTGGGGCGGCTTCGCCGAGTTCGCCCGCGCCTCGTCCGATCACCTCGTCCCGGTGCCCGTCGGGATGAGCGTGAAGGAGGCGATGATCGTCGGCACGGCGGGGTTCACGGCGATGCTCGCGGTGATGGCGCTCGAAGAGCACGACGTGCGGCCGGGCGAGGGCGAGGTCGTCGTCACCGGCGCATCGGGCGGGGCGGGGAGCATGGCCGTCGCGCTCCTCAGCCGGCTCGGCTACGCCGCCGTGGCCTCGACGGGGACGGCGGCGGCGCACGACTACCTCGTGAGCCTCGGCGCGAAGCGCATCATCGGCCGCGACGAACTCAGCGAAGGGCCGACGCACCCGATGGAGAAAGCCCTCTGGGCCGGCGCGGTGGATGCCGTCGGCGGCCCGACGCTCGCCGCACTCATCGCGCAGACGGAGCGCCACGGCAGCGTCGCCTCGTACGGCCTCGCGCAGAGCCACGAGCTGAACACGACGGTCTTTCCGTTCATCCTCCGCGGCGTCAACCTCCTCGGCATCGACTCGAACACGTGCCCGCCGGACCGCCGCGCCGCCGCGTGGCAGCGCCTCGCGGATGTGCTGACAGCGAGCGACCTCGAAGCGATGGGGCAGACGATCACCCTCGGCGAGGTCATCGACTACAGCGAGCGGATCACGAACGGCGCGACGCAGGGGCGGATCGTCGTGGACGTGAACGCGTGA
- a CDS encoding amidohydrolase family protein: protein MKRSVIAVILFLLAGSAHAQLAVRGDMVYTMEGAPIENGVVLVRDGQIEAVGPAADVAIPDGYRVLDAAVVTPGLVDARGTVGLSGILNQPQDQDHLDTSDPIQPELRAIDAYDPTEDLVEWVLGFGVTTVQVGPSPGAPVGGQTAIFKTHARTVADGLVEDAPMVAITVGSGTQRNFDSPGTRSKLIAELREALLEAQRYAEDMAKEDEEKRPARDLRKEALARVLSGEAAALVTAHRAHDIRTALRLADEFDLRMILDGGAESYLVINQLKAANVPVILHPTMIRAGGEAKNASFETAKTLHDAGLLVAIQSGYEAYVPKTRVVLFEAAIAAANGLGMENALRTITIDAAQILGIADRVGSLAEGKDADLVLFDGDPFEYTSHVCTVIAGGEVAVDECR from the coding sequence GTGAAGCGATCCGTTATTGCAGTCATCCTGTTCCTCCTCGCCGGGTCCGCCCACGCGCAACTCGCCGTGCGCGGCGACATGGTCTATACGATGGAGGGCGCGCCCATCGAGAACGGCGTTGTGCTCGTCCGGGACGGCCAGATCGAAGCCGTCGGCCCGGCCGCCGACGTCGCCATCCCCGACGGCTACCGTGTGCTCGATGCCGCCGTGGTGACGCCGGGGCTCGTCGACGCGCGCGGGACGGTCGGCCTCTCGGGCATCCTCAACCAGCCGCAGGACCAGGACCACCTCGACACCTCCGACCCGATCCAGCCCGAACTCCGCGCCATCGACGCCTACGACCCGACGGAAGACCTCGTCGAGTGGGTGCTCGGCTTCGGCGTGACGACGGTGCAGGTCGGCCCATCGCCCGGCGCGCCGGTGGGGGGGCAGACGGCCATCTTCAAGACGCATGCGCGGACCGTCGCCGACGGGCTCGTCGAGGACGCCCCGATGGTGGCGATCACGGTCGGATCGGGCACGCAGCGCAACTTCGACTCGCCAGGAACGCGCTCGAAGCTGATCGCGGAACTGCGCGAGGCGCTCCTGGAGGCGCAGCGCTACGCCGAGGACATGGCGAAGGAGGACGAGGAGAAGCGGCCCGCGCGCGACCTGCGCAAAGAGGCGCTCGCCCGCGTGCTCTCCGGTGAGGCCGCCGCGCTCGTCACCGCGCACCGCGCCCACGACATCCGCACCGCTCTCCGCCTCGCCGACGAGTTCGACCTGCGGATGATTCTCGACGGCGGGGCCGAATCGTACCTCGTCATTAACCAACTCAAAGCTGCGAACGTGCCCGTCATCCTGCACCCGACGATGATCCGAGCAGGCGGCGAGGCGAAGAACGCGAGCTTCGAGACGGCCAAAACGCTGCACGACGCCGGCCTCCTCGTCGCGATCCAGAGCGGCTACGAGGCCTACGTGCCGAAGACCCGCGTCGTCCTCTTCGAAGCGGCCATTGCCGCCGCGAACGGGCTCGGGATGGAGAACGCGCTGCGGACCATCACGATTGACGCCGCCCAGATCCTCGGCATCGCCGACCGCGTCGGCTCCCTCGCCGAAGGCAAAGACGCTGACCTCGTCCTCTTCGACGGCGACCCGTTCGAGTACACCTCCCACGTTTGCACCGTCATCGCCGGCGGCGAAGTCGCCGTGGATGAGTGCCGGTGA
- a CDS encoding amidohydrolase family protein, whose protein sequence is MRSLVLLLAFLFAAPLLAQPTAYVGATIYPIAGPPIEDGMLIVEGGKIVEVGPVRTNLAPGTRQVDVSGKVIMPGLVDTHSHVGEGDGGDRSSALHPDVRILDALDPMSDTFKKARAGGITTVNVMPGSGHLMSGQTAYLKTRPATTIEEMVFCDDLLTGICGGMKMANGTNSIRESPGPFPGTRAKSAALVRALFLKAQQYRDKQGDDEPPPRDLQMEGLLEVMDGRRIVHFHTHRQHDILTALRLGEEFGFTPVLHHVSEGWKVADEIAAANAPASIIVLDSPGGKIEADELYITTGAVMEKAGVDVAYHTDDYITDSRLFLRSAALGVRGGMSREKALESLTLAGARMLGLADRLGSLEAGKDADFLVLSGDPLSTYTHVEQAYIDGTKVFDRANPDDRAASVGGYDVFRGSTIHHHGDH, encoded by the coding sequence ATGCGCTCGCTCGTCCTCCTCCTCGCGTTCCTCTTCGCCGCGCCACTCCTCGCGCAGCCCACCGCGTACGTCGGGGCTACGATCTACCCCATCGCCGGACCGCCCATCGAGGACGGTATGCTCATCGTCGAGGGCGGAAAGATCGTCGAGGTCGGCCCGGTTCGTACGAACCTCGCACCCGGCACCCGGCAGGTCGACGTGTCGGGCAAGGTGATCATGCCGGGCCTCGTGGATACCCACTCCCACGTCGGCGAGGGCGACGGCGGCGATCGCTCGTCGGCGCTCCACCCAGACGTCCGTATCCTCGACGCGCTCGATCCGATGAGCGACACGTTCAAGAAGGCCCGCGCGGGCGGGATCACAACCGTCAACGTGATGCCCGGCAGCGGCCACCTCATGAGCGGGCAGACGGCCTACCTCAAAACCCGCCCGGCGACGACGATCGAGGAGATGGTCTTCTGCGACGACCTCCTCACCGGCATCTGCGGCGGGATGAAGATGGCGAACGGGACGAACTCGATCCGCGAGAGCCCCGGCCCGTTCCCCGGCACGCGCGCCAAGAGCGCTGCGCTCGTCCGCGCGCTCTTCCTCAAAGCGCAGCAGTACCGCGACAAGCAGGGTGACGACGAGCCGCCGCCGCGTGACCTCCAGATGGAGGGCCTCCTCGAAGTGATGGACGGACGCCGCATCGTCCACTTCCACACACACCGCCAGCACGACATCCTGACGGCGCTCCGGCTCGGCGAGGAGTTCGGCTTCACGCCCGTGCTCCACCACGTCTCCGAAGGCTGGAAGGTCGCCGACGAGATCGCCGCCGCGAATGCGCCCGCCTCCATCATCGTGCTCGACTCGCCCGGCGGGAAGATCGAGGCCGACGAGCTCTACATCACGACCGGGGCGGTGATGGAGAAGGCCGGCGTGGACGTGGCGTATCACACCGACGACTACATCACCGACTCGCGCCTCTTCCTCCGCTCGGCGGCGCTCGGTGTGCGCGGCGGGATGAGCCGCGAGAAAGCGCTCGAATCGCTCACGCTCGCCGGCGCCCGGATGCTCGGCCTCGCCGACCGCCTCGGCTCGCTCGAAGCGGGCAAGGACGCCGACTTCCTCGTGCTCTCCGGCGACCCGCTCTCGACCTACACCCACGTCGAGCAGGCGTACATCGACGGCACGAAGGTGTTCGACCGGGCGAATCCCGACGACCGCGCCGCCTCTGTCGGCGGCTACGACGTGTTCCGCGGTTCCACCATCCACCATCACGGCGACCACTGA
- a CDS encoding inorganic diphosphatase codes for MHPWHDLPSGDTAGCFQTVIEVPKGGTVKYELDKESGLLRVDRVLYSAVFYPANYGFIPRTLGGDGDALDVLVLMDQPVAPLSVLRARAIGALPMVDDAGEDEKIIAVCCDDPGFAHYTTLADLPSHQQRQIDRFFQDYKILERKAVRTMEFMDREEALTVIQDSIDRYARTYPDRAAS; via the coding sequence ATGCATCCCTGGCACGACCTCCCCTCCGGCGACACCGCCGGCTGCTTCCAGACCGTCATCGAGGTCCCCAAAGGCGGGACCGTCAAGTACGAGCTCGACAAGGAGAGCGGGCTCCTGCGCGTGGACCGCGTGCTCTACAGCGCCGTCTTCTACCCCGCCAACTATGGCTTCATCCCCCGCACCCTCGGCGGCGACGGCGACGCGCTCGACGTGCTCGTGCTAATGGACCAGCCCGTCGCTCCGCTCAGCGTCCTCCGCGCCCGCGCGATCGGCGCGCTCCCGATGGTCGACGACGCCGGGGAGGACGAGAAGATCATCGCCGTCTGCTGCGACGACCCCGGCTTCGCCCACTACACCACGCTCGCCGACCTCCCCAGCCACCAGCAGCGCCAGATCGACCGGTTCTTTCAGGACTACAAGATCCTCGAGCGCAAAGCCGTACGCACGATGGAGTTCATGGACCGGGAGGAGGCCCTCACCGTCATCCAAGACAGCATCGACCGCTACGCCCGCACGTACCCGGACCGCGCCGCCTCATAG
- the gcvT gene encoding glycine cleavage system aminomethyltransferase GcvT has translation MEPSVTHLERTPLYETHRALGAKMMPFGGFEMPVQYSGILDEHRAVREAAGLFDVSHMGEVLVRGPQAFDFVQHLVTNDAGTLYDGRAMYTAMCNADGGAVDDLLVYRLNEEAYMLVINASNIAKDVAHMRAVHEAGGYDCTVEDVSEMIGLLALQGPKAFDVVEEVTDLPVRDVKYYHFMRPEPGAFLGCEKVFLSHTGYTGEPGLEIYCEAEKVEDVWNALMEAGAAHGLKPAGLGARDTLRLESGYCLYGHELTEDTTPLEAGLGWVTKLDKGDFVGRDAIASQKEQGVPRKLVGFVMEDRGIPRQGYAITNADGEPIGEVTSGSQSPILGQGIGLGFVPNDPQYTAPGSSIGIAVRGKILPATVQKPPFHK, from the coding sequence ATGGAGCCTTCTGTTACGCACCTCGAACGGACCCCGCTCTACGAAACGCACCGCGCGCTCGGGGCCAAGATGATGCCCTTCGGCGGGTTCGAGATGCCCGTGCAGTACTCCGGCATCCTCGACGAGCATCGGGCCGTCCGCGAGGCCGCCGGCCTCTTCGACGTGTCGCACATGGGCGAGGTCCTCGTCCGTGGGCCGCAGGCGTTCGACTTCGTGCAGCACCTCGTCACGAACGACGCGGGCACGCTCTACGACGGCCGCGCGATGTACACGGCGATGTGCAACGCCGACGGCGGCGCCGTCGATGACCTCCTCGTCTACCGGCTGAATGAAGAGGCTTACATGCTCGTCATCAACGCCTCGAACATCGCCAAAGACGTCGCTCACATGCGCGCCGTCCACGAGGCCGGCGGCTACGACTGCACGGTCGAGGACGTGTCGGAGATGATCGGGCTGCTCGCGTTGCAGGGGCCGAAGGCCTTCGACGTCGTCGAAGAGGTGACGGACCTGCCGGTGCGTGACGTGAAATACTACCACTTCATGCGGCCCGAGCCGGGCGCGTTCCTAGGCTGCGAGAAGGTGTTCCTCTCGCACACGGGCTACACCGGCGAGCCGGGGCTCGAGATCTACTGCGAGGCCGAGAAGGTCGAGGACGTGTGGAACGCCCTCATGGAAGCGGGCGCGGCACACGGGCTCAAGCCCGCCGGGCTCGGCGCCCGCGACACGCTCCGCCTCGAATCGGGCTACTGCCTCTACGGCCACGAACTGACCGAGGACACGACGCCGCTCGAAGCCGGGCTCGGGTGGGTGACGAAGCTCGACAAAGGCGACTTCGTCGGGCGCGACGCGATCGCATCGCAGAAGGAGCAGGGTGTCCCGCGCAAGCTCGTCGGCTTCGTGATGGAGGACCGCGGTATCCCGCGCCAGGGCTATGCCATCACCAACGCCGACGGCGAACCCATCGGCGAAGTCACGAGCGGCTCGCAGTCGCCGATCCTCGGGCAGGGCATCGGGCTCGGCTTCGTCCCGAACGACCCGCAGTACACCGCACCCGGCAGTTCGATCGGCATCGCCGTGCGCGGGAAGATCCTCCCGGCCACCGTTCAGAAACCGCCGTTCCACAAATAA
- a CDS encoding 2-phosphosulfolactate phosphatase produces the protein MNVEVYLTASSATEDDLKGKSVIVVDVLRACSTIVTALNHGARAVIPVADMAEASRIGAHMGTTSLLGGERSGTKIDGYALGNSPEEYTPEAVQGKTVVLNTSNGTRAVTQARGAAEIAIGCFLNVSKVIEFAWKAEHEVVILCAGSDDRVALEDILCAGLILNQLWSDGEHHERSDAAHIALSLYAYDKDDLTNALMRSNHAQRLIELGFEDDVRYCARVDALPLLPIYRDSRLVLADPSAAAYSSKTVPSEAPTET, from the coding sequence ATGAACGTCGAAGTCTACCTCACCGCTAGCTCCGCCACCGAAGACGACCTGAAAGGGAAGTCCGTCATCGTCGTGGACGTGCTCCGCGCCTGCTCCACGATCGTGACCGCGCTGAACCACGGCGCGCGGGCCGTCATCCCCGTGGCCGACATGGCCGAGGCGAGCCGGATCGGCGCGCACATGGGCACGACGAGCCTGCTCGGCGGCGAGCGGAGCGGGACGAAGATCGACGGCTACGCGCTCGGCAACTCCCCCGAGGAGTACACGCCCGAGGCCGTGCAGGGCAAGACCGTCGTGCTCAACACGTCGAACGGGACGCGGGCGGTGACGCAGGCGCGCGGCGCGGCCGAGATCGCGATCGGCTGCTTCCTGAATGTGAGCAAGGTGATCGAGTTCGCGTGGAAGGCCGAGCACGAGGTCGTCATCCTCTGCGCCGGCTCCGACGACCGCGTCGCGCTCGAGGACATCCTCTGCGCCGGTCTCATCCTGAATCAGCTCTGGTCCGACGGCGAGCACCACGAGCGCTCCGACGCCGCCCACATCGCGCTCTCGCTCTACGCCTACGACAAAGACGACCTCACGAACGCGCTGATGCGGAGCAACCACGCGCAGCGCCTGATCGAGCTCGGCTTCGAGGACGACGTCCGCTACTGCGCCCGCGTCGACGCGCTCCCGCTGCTGCCGATTTACCGCGACAGTCGCCTCGTCCTCGCCGACCCCTCGGCCGCCGCGTACTCGTCGAAGACGGTCCCGTCCGAGGCGCCGACCGAGACCTGA